One segment of Podospora pseudopauciseta strain CBS 411.78 chromosome 5 map unlocalized CBS411.78m_5.2, whole genome shotgun sequence DNA contains the following:
- the OXR1 gene encoding oxidation resistance protein 1 (COG:L; EggNog:ENOG503NZIW; BUSCO:EOG092629U5), whose product MSFYTSSSSQKTHNLNTRQSPDPDSSPASSPGAITPTTSHTETAGSSYFSNLLWGGLFRRFTSEPSPSLSTENSPPTLRHAHTYQSDGEDDGMNLGKSMDGIYTPPHFHRRVPSPMGLPQLEPLQLLGFSARTRTESRLLTPAIAEEVRNLVPTRLSIVDEWNLVYSLDQDGASLATLYDKCDRYRGKRVGFVLAVRDTEGGIFGAYLSDVPHIAPNYFGTGECFLWRASVQTPLPPPPSLIDSEDTPDVGRSTTIRAEQNVASGQVNAHSIRFKAFPYSGVNEYYMLCGQQFLSVGAGDGRFGLWLDSGLEKGVSSTCQTFGNEPLSDEGEKFGVLGVELWVIGA is encoded by the exons ATGAGCTTCtacacttcctcctcctcccagaaaacccacaacctcaacacccGCCAGTCCCCCGACCCGGACTCCTCTCCGGCCTCTTCACCCGGCGccatcacccccaccacTTCTCACACCGAAACCGCCGGCTCATCGTATTTCTCCAACTTGCTCTGGGGCGGTCTCTTCCGGCGATTCACTTCCgaaccctctccttccctgTCGACGGAAAACAGTCCCCCAACTCTCCGACACGCGCACACTTACCAGTCAGACGGCGAGGACGACGGTATGAATCTGGGCAAGAGTATGGACGGGATATACACCCCTCCGCATTTCCACCGCAGGGTGCCGTCGCCCATGGGCCTGCCGCAATTGGAACCTCTGCAGCTTCTCGGCTTTAGCGCTCGCACGAGGACAGAATCGAGGTTGCTCACCCCGGCgattgcggaggaggtgcgGAATCTGGTGCCTACCCGCTTGTCGATTGTAGACGAGTGGAATCTGGTGTACAGTCTTGATCAAGACGGGGCGAGTCTGGCGACGTTGTACGACAAGTGTGATAGGTACcgggggaagagggttgggtttgttttGGCTGTGAGGGATACTGAGGGTGGT ATCTTTGGAGCCTACCTCTCTGACGTCCCCCACATCGCACCCAATTACTTTGGCACAGGCGAGTGCTTCCTCTGGAGGGCCTCGGTTCAAACACCCCtgcccccaccaccgtcactCATCGACAGCGAAGACACCCCCGACGTGGGCAggagcaccaccatcagggCCGAGCAAAACGTCGCGTCTGGCCAGGTGAACGCGCACTCCATCCGGTTCAAGGCGTTCCCTTACAGCGGCGTGAACGAATACTACATGCTCTGCGGGCAACAGTTCCTCTCGGTGGGCGCCGGCGACGGGAGGTTTGGTCTCTGGCTGGACAGTGGactggaaaagggggtgagCTCGACGTGCCAGACTTTTGGCAACGAGCCGCTGAGTGATGAAGGGGAGAagtttggggttttgggggtggagttGTGGGTGATTGGGGCTTAG